The Oceanispirochaeta sp. M1 genome has a window encoding:
- a CDS encoding helix-turn-helix domain-containing protein, whose amino-acid sequence MINIVLADDEPLALYELKTIVPWEEQGFHVTGEFRNGKAVLDFLIDHPGTDLVLLDINMPVMTGLEVIEEWRKREGKTEFIIISAYSDYPLVRRAFQNGACDYILKEDMETAALLPILEKLRKKILTKGGVPIPGEDEKNEALAVKILHYLEAEELPESPIDSLFSCPLSLLMKFEFINCFRHEIPIQDVLLRSLLESLLQEYAYYYILKSGADYYLILPHEADLTDPVHLDVFIKEIKTALKQSLNYSALILSRSGGYENLPGQYKKLKDQHQYKSRGVMQSLQFLRAHYNDPEISLDSLCKKTGLSRNHLSTVFKQEMGLGYKDFLNEIRISHAITLLETTDTQIQEISERCGFSNVEHFSRTFKNRTALSPSHFFRNKSQISGNKIIPES is encoded by the coding sequence ATGATAAATATTGTCCTGGCGGATGATGAACCTCTGGCTTTGTATGAGCTTAAAACGATAGTCCCCTGGGAAGAACAGGGATTTCATGTGACAGGAGAATTCAGGAATGGCAAGGCGGTTCTGGACTTTCTGATTGACCATCCTGGAACAGATCTGGTTCTTCTTGATATCAATATGCCCGTAATGACGGGGCTTGAAGTCATTGAAGAGTGGCGAAAACGAGAGGGGAAAACCGAGTTTATTATAATCAGTGCCTATAGTGATTATCCTCTGGTTCGCAGAGCTTTTCAAAATGGAGCCTGCGACTACATTCTCAAAGAAGATATGGAAACGGCGGCTCTTCTTCCCATACTGGAAAAGCTGAGAAAAAAAATTTTGACAAAGGGTGGGGTCCCTATTCCCGGGGAGGATGAAAAAAATGAAGCCTTAGCCGTGAAGATACTCCATTACCTCGAGGCTGAAGAGCTGCCGGAATCCCCCATTGATTCTCTTTTTTCATGCCCCTTGTCTCTTCTTATGAAATTTGAGTTTATAAACTGCTTTCGTCATGAAATACCCATTCAGGATGTTCTTCTGAGGTCTCTATTGGAATCACTTCTGCAAGAGTATGCATACTATTATATTCTGAAATCCGGAGCCGATTATTATCTCATCCTCCCTCATGAGGCTGATCTTACGGATCCAGTCCATCTGGATGTATTTATCAAAGAAATAAAGACGGCTCTGAAGCAGTCACTGAACTATAGTGCCCTGATTCTCAGCAGATCCGGCGGCTATGAAAATCTCCCCGGCCAATATAAAAAACTTAAAGACCAGCACCAATATAAGAGCCGTGGAGTAATGCAGTCCCTGCAATTTTTAAGAGCCCATTATAATGATCCGGAGATCAGCCTTGATTCTCTTTGTAAGAAGACCGGCTTGAGCCGAAATCACCTGAGCACAGTCTTCAAACAGGAAATGGGACTGGGGTATAAGGATTTTTTGAATGAAATACGCATCAGTCATGCCATAACACTCCTTGAAACAACAGATACTCAGATTCAGGAGATAAGTGAACGCTGCGGATTCTCCAATGTAGAACATTTCAGCAGAACATTTAAAAACCGGACAGCCCTTTCTCCCAGTCATTTTTTCCGTAATAAAAGTCAAATATCCGGTAATAAAATCATTCCTGAATCATAA
- a CDS encoding ABC transporter substrate-binding protein, producing MKKKTFLSVLILLIFTAGFLCASGQSDAAEKSITLNLVTWDSTAYKYMMSINPMAELYKESHPNVEIIIESSKDTESFEQTMQIRAAAGELPDIIPLKPYMLERYKDLLLPLNDHPSTKVNKFAEMYSLDGNIIGLPTRSFNEFVYYRKSIFKELGLTVPETWGEFMTLLETIKDDGRFTPLLMGLKDAWPDYPFNEFMPFLESGDGNYYNVMAEMDAPFSPGKPFYESYARIQDMYDLNAMGHDPLGVGFDEVKLQFVAGKGAMLAAGQWFIEDYRRNLQGDVDDLGIFFLPVRDSKSETLYASVMADSFYGIPKDNKNTEAAMEFLSWYFDVYYAQILPALGVSSTIEGIEVADNPVLAQIADLEQPEYILLEADGPAFTEIKNAIQFDVKKLGQEMSVDYYDSFDAMMDTLNKQWADAR from the coding sequence ATGAAAAAAAAGACATTTTTATCCGTACTGATTCTATTGATTTTCACTGCCGGATTCCTCTGTGCCTCAGGACAGAGTGATGCTGCTGAAAAAAGTATCACCCTGAACTTAGTGACATGGGATTCAACCGCCTACAAATACATGATGAGTATAAATCCCATGGCAGAGCTCTACAAAGAGAGCCACCCCAATGTGGAAATTATCATTGAAAGTTCCAAAGATACTGAGTCATTTGAGCAGACCATGCAGATTAGAGCCGCGGCAGGAGAGCTGCCCGATATTATTCCCTTAAAGCCATATATGCTTGAAAGATACAAAGACCTTTTGCTGCCCTTGAATGATCATCCTTCAACAAAAGTGAATAAATTTGCCGAGATGTATTCTCTCGATGGCAATATAATAGGTCTGCCTACGCGCAGCTTCAATGAGTTTGTTTACTACCGTAAGAGTATTTTTAAAGAGCTTGGTCTGACTGTTCCCGAAACCTGGGGAGAGTTCATGACCCTTCTTGAGACAATCAAAGACGATGGACGTTTTACTCCTTTGCTGATGGGTCTCAAAGATGCATGGCCTGACTATCCCTTTAACGAGTTTATGCCCTTCCTGGAATCCGGAGACGGCAACTATTATAACGTCATGGCCGAAATGGATGCTCCTTTTTCTCCTGGTAAACCTTTTTATGAAAGCTATGCCCGTATACAGGATATGTATGACCTGAATGCGATGGGACATGACCCCCTGGGTGTCGGCTTTGATGAAGTCAAGCTTCAGTTTGTTGCAGGCAAGGGAGCTATGCTTGCAGCAGGGCAGTGGTTTATCGAAGATTACCGTAGAAATCTGCAGGGAGATGTAGACGACCTGGGAATCTTTTTCCTCCCCGTTCGTGACAGCAAATCAGAGACTCTCTATGCCTCAGTCATGGCAGATTCCTTTTACGGTATTCCCAAGGACAACAAGAATACTGAAGCGGCCATGGAATTCCTTTCCTGGTACTTTGATGTTTATTATGCACAGATTCTTCCCGCCCTGGGTGTCTCTTCAACTATAGAAGGAATTGAAGTTGCAGACAATCCCGTACTGGCTCAAATTGCCGATCTGGAACAACCTGAATATATTCTTCTGGAAGCCGATGGTCCTGCCTTCACAGAAATAAAAAATGCGATTCAGTTTGATGTAAAAAAACTGGGACAGGAAATGTCTGTCGATTATTATGACTCCTTTGACGCCATGATGGATACCCTCAATAAACAGTGGGCTGACGCCAGATAA
- a CDS encoding carbohydrate ABC transporter permease, translating into MNNNSYEKEKNKTLFLYLTIPILLTLLLVIYPLIRLFFYSLTDWNGISPSSNFLGLKNYIRVLWDMPEVWLSLKNNSIYFLGHLLFIPFEILIAYYLDKQIRLGGFYKTMVLLPYIINGVAVSYMFSFFFSPTNGAMNTLLATFFTGYEPIRWLSSPEIVNFTLTFVSIWRFAGFHIILFMAGVISIPRELFEAAQMDGAGDALVFRKIVLPNIMIIIEIVLFLNVRGALQVFDIPFVMTGGGPGFASSTFTILSIKTAFNFSSFGLASSMAVVLFFMIIFFSIIQNTILKRGQK; encoded by the coding sequence ATGAATAATAACAGCTATGAGAAAGAAAAAAATAAGACTCTGTTTCTATACCTCACCATACCGATTCTCCTGACCCTGCTCCTTGTGATTTATCCCCTGATACGCCTTTTCTTTTACAGTCTGACCGACTGGAACGGCATCAGTCCGTCCAGTAACTTTCTGGGTTTAAAAAATTATATAAGAGTTCTGTGGGATATGCCCGAGGTCTGGCTGAGTCTGAAAAACAACAGCATTTACTTTCTGGGTCACCTCTTATTCATCCCCTTTGAAATTCTCATTGCCTATTATCTCGATAAACAGATCAGGCTGGGGGGATTCTATAAGACGATGGTTCTTCTGCCCTATATCATCAACGGGGTCGCTGTCTCATATATGTTCAGCTTCTTTTTCTCTCCCACAAACGGGGCGATGAATACTCTCCTGGCTACCTTCTTTACAGGCTATGAACCCATACGCTGGTTAAGCAGCCCGGAAATAGTCAACTTCACTCTTACATTTGTTTCGATCTGGCGCTTTGCGGGCTTTCATATCATCCTCTTTATGGCGGGAGTCATCTCCATCCCCCGGGAACTCTTTGAAGCTGCTCAGATGGACGGCGCCGGTGATGCTCTTGTCTTCAGAAAGATAGTGCTCCCCAATATAATGATCATCATCGAAATAGTACTCTTCCTCAATGTCCGGGGGGCTTTACAGGTTTTTGATATTCCCTTTGTCATGACCGGAGGAGGGCCGGGTTTTGCCAGCAGTACCTTTACAATATTGAGTATAAAAACAGCCTTTAATTTCAGCAGTTTCGGCCTGGCAAGTTCCATGGCGGTTGTACTGTTTTTCATGATTATCTTCTTTTCAATCATCCAGAATACAATCCTCAAGAGAGGTCAAAAATAA
- a CDS encoding carbohydrate ABC transporter permease: MKFRLKRSDIIRGTILTLMVFVVILPLSITIFASMKTPLELGNSTPLTPPSGVMLANYLTVFQVGGVFRSFFNSMYLVVVSLIINTFLASTVSYCLSRFEFKFKKLVLLLFLMGMIVPVYVTEISRFGIIKMLGLYNTHWAAITIYAGADMMQVYVYMQFMSQIPKSLDESAMLDGLPLYKIYWRIILPLLLPAVATLGILKMVDIMNDMYIPFLYMPSMKLRTLTTNLMAAFSDSRLGAWQNLSAAIIIVMLPVTIIYLIFQKQVMRGIMAGAVKG, encoded by the coding sequence ATGAAATTCCGTCTAAAAAGATCCGATATCATAAGGGGAACAATTCTAACCCTGATGGTATTTGTAGTGATCCTGCCTCTCAGTATTACAATATTTGCCTCAATGAAGACTCCCCTTGAGTTGGGAAACTCTACCCCCCTTACCCCCCCTTCTGGAGTGATGCTGGCCAATTATCTGACTGTTTTTCAAGTGGGAGGCGTCTTCCGCTCTTTTTTCAACAGCATGTATCTGGTTGTTGTGAGCCTTATTATAAACACCTTCCTGGCCTCTACGGTCTCCTACTGTCTGTCACGATTTGAGTTCAAATTTAAAAAACTGGTGCTTCTACTCTTTCTTATGGGAATGATTGTGCCGGTGTATGTCACAGAGATTTCCCGATTCGGCATTATCAAGATGCTGGGTCTGTACAATACTCATTGGGCCGCCATTACCATCTATGCCGGAGCAGATATGATGCAGGTCTATGTCTATATGCAGTTTATGAGCCAGATTCCCAAAAGCCTTGATGAAAGTGCCATGCTCGACGGTCTGCCCCTCTATAAAATTTACTGGAGGATCATTCTTCCCCTCCTGTTACCTGCTGTGGCCACATTGGGAATTTTGAAGATGGTGGATATTATGAACGATATGTATATTCCCTTTCTCTACATGCCCTCAATGAAGCTGAGAACCCTCACCACCAATCTGATGGCCGCCTTCAGCGACTCCCGCCTGGGAGCCTGGCAGAATCTGAGTGCCGCAATCATCATAGTGATGCTTCCGGTGACAATCATTTATCTGATTTTTCAGAAGCAGGTGATGCGGGGTATTATGGCCGGTGCGGTGAAAGGCTGA
- a CDS encoding uroporphyrinogen decarboxylase family protein, with amino-acid sequence MNARERVLAVLNRETPDRVPVDIWLVPELVQEFKKKLDVEDELDIYRKLDIDKIVWLGIPYKGVILKDPNEHQEINHWGVKFKAVQANQGVEYGEVSFNPLKGFETPEELDAYPWPDPDDFDYETAAAEAKELAKEFVTLGPWVSLFEVYCQMRGLEDALMDTVMNPEFLHKALDYIADSQGEMVRRFLEAAEGAIDLVFLSDDMGSQTSLLMSPDSFDEFLFPRMKKWCDMIHSYGAKVLFHTDGASEPIIPRLIEAGVDVLNPIQHVCDGMDCVSIKAKYGDKLIFHGGVENQKILPFGTAADVAAETELCLDELGPRGYLPCSCHFAQAGTPVENVMALVETVQNYRLN; translated from the coding sequence ATGAATGCAAGGGAACGTGTTTTAGCTGTACTGAACCGGGAGACTCCGGATCGGGTACCTGTGGATATCTGGCTGGTCCCCGAACTGGTCCAGGAATTCAAAAAGAAACTGGACGTCGAGGATGAGCTGGATATTTACCGTAAACTGGATATAGACAAGATTGTCTGGCTGGGGATTCCCTATAAAGGAGTGATCCTGAAAGATCCCAATGAGCATCAGGAGATCAACCACTGGGGTGTTAAATTCAAGGCAGTTCAGGCCAACCAGGGAGTTGAATACGGAGAAGTCAGTTTTAATCCTCTTAAAGGTTTCGAGACTCCCGAAGAGCTGGATGCCTATCCCTGGCCCGATCCTGATGATTTCGATTATGAAACCGCTGCCGCAGAAGCAAAAGAACTGGCAAAAGAATTTGTGACACTGGGCCCCTGGGTCTCTCTTTTTGAAGTTTACTGCCAGATGCGCGGTCTGGAGGATGCATTGATGGACACAGTGATGAATCCTGAATTCCTCCACAAGGCTCTGGATTACATAGCTGATTCCCAGGGTGAGATGGTGCGCCGATTTCTGGAAGCCGCAGAGGGTGCCATCGATCTTGTTTTCCTCAGTGATGATATGGGTTCACAGACGAGTCTTCTTATGTCACCCGACTCCTTTGATGAGTTTCTTTTCCCCCGAATGAAAAAATGGTGCGACATGATCCACTCCTACGGAGCCAAAGTTCTGTTTCACACGGATGGTGCTTCCGAACCGATCATACCCCGTCTGATCGAAGCGGGTGTAGACGTTCTGAATCCTATTCAGCATGTCTGTGATGGAATGGATTGTGTGTCTATCAAAGCGAAATACGGAGATAAACTTATTTTTCATGGCGGGGTGGAGAATCAGAAGATCCTCCCCTTTGGTACGGCGGCTGATGTGGCTGCAGAGACTGAGTTGTGTCTGGATGAACTGGGTCCCCGGGGATATCTGCCCTGCTCCTGTCATTTTGCACAGGCAGGAACTCCTGTTGAGAATGTGATGGCACTGGTTGAGACAGTTCAGAACTACCGTCTCAACTGA
- a CDS encoding cache domain-containing protein, which translates to MLKSLKIRILFGILGIVLLTNISNMVLVQKATEKVLSKAQKDNAHNLINTVILNVENEYKSILFHKESSLERRKSELKNLNNIAVTIIEGFYNDSVNGILSEQDARQQAVQVIKQLQYDGGVGYFWINDTMQPFPRMIMHPTIPELDGMILDSPDFDKALGIEKNLFVAFVDICLENGDAYVDYLWPKPTPDGLTEVQPKISYGQLFKEWNWIIGTGVYIDDIEEDVQKRISAVLEELKDTFSRVDIPESGYMFIFSGDKQYLIHPLLEGTDGSLRINPATGKPIMDELIDASGTPEIPYEYIWNKPQHEDEYRFWKMAYISYFAPLDWYIGSSIYTDEIANPARALTRQIILLSLIFIAAAIILSLLLSQSLTKPLQKLTIAAQEIEKGGNLDGQIPISGTMETMELGIILGNMIKSIKKTGDQLRQAQKMETVGTLAGGLAHDFNNMLGGIVGTLSLIEIRLEKDGIVNKETLEEYVGTMRECSFRATSMVQQLLSLSREQEMSLTQVDLNNIIKNVMKICKNSFDKSIQLNPIYTTTPSIIKADATQIEQALLNFCINAEHAMTLMRSKGETWGGTLTVSIDELTTDNFFCKIHHEAHLGTYYVLSVKDTGVGMDMTTVAKIFNPFFTTKKTGEGSGLGLSMVYNIIKQHDGFIDVCSEPEVGSNLKIHLPALSMDQIKEMKKITRKKLPIGKGLILVVDDEKAMRKTAEEILTTNGYRVILAKNGMEGLNIFKDHYADIDAVLLDMAMPEMSGKESFLEMKKIDPEIKVILTSGFRHDERVDDLMAMGIKMFVQKPYTFDSLIEVFHRLFN; encoded by the coding sequence ATGCTGAAGTCACTGAAAATAAGAATCCTCTTTGGTATCCTGGGAATAGTTCTGCTGACAAATATTTCTAATATGGTCCTGGTACAGAAAGCCACTGAAAAAGTCTTATCTAAAGCTCAGAAAGACAATGCTCATAATCTGATAAATACGGTTATCCTTAATGTAGAAAACGAATATAAAAGTATTCTGTTTCACAAAGAATCCTCCCTGGAACGAAGAAAATCTGAACTGAAAAATCTCAACAATATTGCAGTAACAATAATCGAAGGATTTTATAACGATTCTGTTAATGGAATACTAAGCGAGCAGGATGCCCGGCAACAGGCTGTTCAAGTCATAAAACAGCTTCAATATGATGGTGGTGTAGGGTATTTCTGGATCAATGATACGATGCAGCCCTTTCCCCGTATGATTATGCATCCAACTATTCCCGAACTTGACGGCATGATCCTTGATAGTCCTGATTTTGATAAGGCTCTTGGAATTGAGAAGAATCTATTTGTTGCCTTTGTTGATATCTGTCTTGAAAATGGTGACGCCTATGTGGATTACCTATGGCCGAAACCCACACCCGATGGTTTGACTGAAGTACAGCCTAAAATTTCATATGGCCAACTGTTTAAAGAATGGAACTGGATCATCGGAACCGGTGTATACATTGACGATATTGAAGAAGATGTTCAAAAGCGGATAAGCGCCGTACTTGAAGAATTGAAGGATACATTTTCCAGAGTTGATATCCCTGAAAGTGGATATATGTTTATTTTCAGCGGAGATAAACAATATCTGATTCACCCATTACTAGAGGGGACTGATGGAAGTCTCAGGATTAATCCGGCCACTGGAAAACCTATCATGGATGAATTGATAGATGCATCCGGAACTCCGGAAATACCATATGAATATATATGGAACAAACCACAGCACGAGGATGAATACAGATTCTGGAAAATGGCCTATATCAGCTATTTTGCCCCCCTTGACTGGTATATCGGATCTTCTATCTATACAGATGAGATTGCAAATCCGGCCCGAGCCTTAACAAGACAAATCATTCTTTTATCTCTTATTTTCATTGCTGCCGCCATAATACTCTCACTTCTTCTATCTCAGAGCCTGACAAAACCCCTACAGAAACTGACGATTGCTGCCCAGGAAATTGAAAAAGGCGGCAACCTGGATGGACAGATTCCCATAAGCGGTACGATGGAAACCATGGAGCTGGGAATTATTCTGGGTAATATGATCAAATCCATAAAAAAGACAGGTGATCAGTTGAGACAGGCTCAAAAAATGGAAACAGTGGGAACACTGGCAGGTGGTCTGGCTCATGACTTCAACAATATGCTTGGTGGAATTGTGGGAACACTCTCCCTCATAGAAATTAGACTGGAGAAGGATGGAATCGTTAACAAAGAGACTCTGGAAGAATATGTGGGGACTATGAGAGAATGCAGCTTCAGAGCCACAAGTATGGTTCAGCAGCTTTTGTCTCTCTCCAGAGAGCAGGAAATGAGTCTGACTCAGGTTGACTTGAATAACATAATAAAAAATGTCATGAAAATTTGTAAAAACTCCTTTGATAAATCAATCCAGCTGAATCCTATATACACAACTACACCATCTATCATCAAAGCCGATGCGACCCAGATTGAGCAGGCCCTGCTTAACTTCTGTATAAACGCCGAACATGCCATGACCCTGATGCGGAGTAAGGGGGAGACATGGGGAGGGACTCTTACTGTCAGCATTGATGAGCTGACAACTGATAACTTCTTTTGTAAGATTCACCACGAGGCTCATCTGGGGACTTATTATGTACTTTCTGTGAAAGATACAGGAGTGGGAATGGATATGACCACCGTTGCCAAAATCTTCAATCCTTTTTTCACTACAAAGAAGACAGGCGAAGGTTCAGGATTGGGACTCTCAATGGTTTACAACATCATAAAACAGCATGATGGTTTCATTGATGTTTGTTCTGAACCCGAAGTCGGATCAAACCTGAAAATTCACCTCCCTGCCCTGAGCATGGATCAGATTAAAGAAATGAAAAAGATTACCCGGAAAAAACTCCCCATTGGTAAAGGACTTATTCTTGTAGTTGATGATGAAAAGGCAATGCGTAAAACTGCTGAAGAGATTCTCACAACCAATGGATACAGAGTGATCCTTGCCAAAAATGGTATGGAAGGATTGAATATATTTAAAGACCACTATGCAGACATAGATGCGGTGCTCCTTGATATGGCTATGCCCGAAATGTCAGGAAAAGAGTCCTTCCTGGAAATGAAAAAAATTGACCCTGAAATAAAGGTTATTCTGACCTCTGGATTCAGGCATGACGAGAGAGTGGATGACTTAATGGCAATGGGTATAAAAATGTTTGTCCAAAAACCCTATACTTTTGATAGTCTGATTGAGGTGTTTCATAGACTTTTCAATTAA
- a CDS encoding GGDEF domain-containing protein, producing MINFGFYISLAVALLFGFTFGTILTRNLRNLRLAAESLKEGLKGQQINKIKSRDEIGILARVLNEMSLELEKSHNKIKELAVTDELTNLYNRRFFNEELSIIIPNARRYKHNLSIVLGDIDLFKKVNDNYSHQIGDIVLKEIAKILKEGVREGDIVARYGGEEMVIALPETDSEKARITIERVRNNIENHNWETIAPELKVTMSFGICTECAPENYEGMLAIADSRLYEAKKSGRNKTIS from the coding sequence GTGATTAATTTCGGATTCTATATATCACTTGCAGTTGCACTGCTCTTTGGATTTACTTTTGGAACTATATTAACCCGTAACTTAAGAAACTTGAGATTAGCAGCAGAGAGTCTTAAAGAAGGATTAAAAGGCCAGCAGATTAATAAAATTAAATCACGGGATGAGATAGGTATTCTTGCAAGGGTTCTAAATGAAATGAGCCTGGAGCTGGAAAAATCTCATAATAAAATAAAAGAATTGGCTGTCACTGATGAATTAACCAATCTATATAACAGAAGGTTTTTCAATGAAGAACTGAGTATAATAATACCCAATGCACGACGGTACAAGCACAACTTGTCTATAGTCCTGGGTGATATAGATTTATTTAAAAAAGTTAATGATAATTACTCACATCAGATAGGAGATATTGTTCTTAAGGAGATAGCTAAAATCTTAAAAGAAGGTGTGAGGGAAGGAGATATTGTAGCTAGATACGGTGGAGAAGAGATGGTTATAGCCCTTCCTGAAACAGATTCAGAAAAAGCCAGAATCACCATTGAAAGGGTAAGAAATAATATTGAAAACCATAACTGGGAAACAATAGCACCGGAACTTAAGGTCACAATGAGTTTTGGGATTTGTACAGAATGTGCCCCCGAAAATTATGAGGGAATGCTGGCTATTGCAGACAGCAGGCTTTATGAAGCCAAAAAAAGCGGACGGAACAAAACCATCAGCTGA
- a CDS encoding diguanylate cyclase produces the protein MAEFSNSQICTAGIIQYLFLEGGPIKTIYVVLAIFFTFFLISSCSSDRFPPLEVEQAQKGVLNLQNWDFEENGNINLEGEWAFWWKEILEPEKVDSFDRALFVNVPEIWTSYEIDKKNLPSEGYATYSLQLFPPDKSQIYGLFIEGEGSAYALWLNGSLLVQKGRVNKESHSDLKEKVPVTLFFESDGSPLNFVMQISNNQHRKGGFRNSLLLGGAESIHQYQLWNWFLEAFSFGVLMIMAIYHLVTHVFRRKNKASLFFAALCFFAAIRLGVTNQGTLLSLFPMISWTAAIRIEYFVFFLSPIFFVLFINSLYPEDIHNWFLYSVSGVGIIFSIILFFLNTMTLSYTSTFYQFVWNIEILYYFYFLVRITMKRREGSFYFTIAAFLFFMSVITETLILQRIIDPIRLSNLFPIDMISSFGFLSFIFVQALSLASRSLKSFGYIESLSAELKDSNISLEHSEKKYRSIFEESKDLIFLTGLNSIIEEINPACKDILEYSAEELKYKSVQDIMVNPEDISLYQQMVSEQGYVKNLELELMSKNRKIISMLVNVTQRKDENGQFMGFQGIAKDITARKQAEFERLRAQKLERLAVTDPLTNIHNRRFFDETAKTEVGRAKRFGTPVSLIIFDIDHFKRVNDTYGHLIGDQVLQSLAASCQKTMRSIDLFARFGGEEFVVLTPDTDIQLARDIAERLRNIVSDKVMALSDGTEIFVTISLGVAGWDTSESLEIKTLLDQADKALYAAKNTGRNKVVTWEDLIK, from the coding sequence ATGGCTGAGTTCTCAAACAGTCAAATCTGTACTGCAGGGATTATTCAATATCTATTCTTAGAGGGCGGGCCTATTAAAACAATCTATGTTGTTCTAGCTATATTTTTCACTTTCTTCCTGATCAGCAGCTGCAGCTCCGATCGTTTTCCTCCCCTTGAGGTGGAACAGGCTCAAAAGGGAGTCCTTAATTTACAAAATTGGGATTTCGAAGAAAATGGAAATATAAATCTGGAAGGTGAATGGGCTTTTTGGTGGAAAGAGATTCTAGAACCTGAAAAAGTTGATTCTTTTGACAGAGCCTTGTTTGTGAATGTACCTGAAATTTGGACAAGTTATGAAATTGATAAGAAAAATCTTCCTTCTGAAGGATATGCCACTTACTCCCTTCAACTATTCCCACCTGATAAAAGTCAAATCTATGGTTTATTCATTGAGGGCGAAGGCAGTGCTTATGCTCTATGGTTGAATGGCAGTTTGCTTGTTCAAAAGGGCAGAGTGAACAAAGAATCCCATTCAGACCTTAAAGAGAAAGTACCAGTCACTCTATTCTTTGAATCTGATGGTTCACCACTCAATTTCGTCATGCAGATATCAAACAACCAGCACCGTAAGGGAGGGTTCCGTAATAGTCTGTTATTAGGCGGGGCGGAGTCCATTCACCAGTATCAGCTGTGGAACTGGTTTCTTGAGGCTTTCTCATTTGGTGTATTGATGATTATGGCTATTTACCATTTAGTGACACACGTATTTAGAAGAAAGAATAAAGCTTCACTCTTCTTTGCAGCACTTTGTTTCTTTGCAGCAATCCGTCTGGGTGTAACGAATCAGGGAACATTGCTTAGTCTTTTCCCTATGATAAGCTGGACAGCGGCTATCAGAATTGAATATTTCGTTTTCTTTCTATCACCGATCTTCTTTGTATTGTTTATTAATAGCCTCTATCCTGAAGATATTCATAATTGGTTTCTTTACTCAGTATCCGGAGTAGGTATCATTTTCTCAATTATTCTATTCTTTCTAAACACCATGACCCTCAGTTATACTTCCACCTTTTATCAGTTTGTTTGGAATATCGAAATTCTCTATTATTTCTATTTTCTTGTGAGAATCACAATGAAGAGGCGTGAGGGATCATTTTATTTTACTATTGCAGCATTTCTTTTCTTCATGTCTGTGATTACTGAAACACTGATACTGCAAAGAATTATTGATCCTATCAGACTCTCCAATTTATTTCCTATAGATATGATTTCTTCATTCGGATTTCTATCATTCATTTTTGTACAGGCTCTTTCCCTGGCATCCCGATCTTTGAAATCATTCGGATATATTGAATCCCTTTCAGCAGAACTCAAGGATTCAAATATCAGTCTGGAACATAGCGAAAAAAAATACCGGAGCATCTTTGAAGAATCAAAGGATCTTATTTTCCTCACTGGTCTAAACAGTATTATTGAAGAGATCAATCCAGCCTGTAAAGATATTCTGGAATATTCAGCAGAGGAATTAAAATACAAGTCTGTTCAGGATATAATGGTCAATCCAGAAGATATTTCCCTTTATCAACAGATGGTGAGTGAACAGGGATATGTAAAAAACCTTGAGCTTGAGTTGATGAGTAAAAATAGAAAAATAATCAGTATGCTCGTGAATGTTACTCAGAGGAAAGATGAAAATGGGCAGTTTATGGGATTTCAGGGAATTGCAAAGGATATAACTGCCAGGAAACAGGCTGAATTTGAGAGGCTTCGTGCACAGAAACTGGAACGCTTAGCTGTCACTGATCCTCTCACAAATATTCATAATAGACGTTTCTTTGATGAAACTGCTAAAACAGAAGTAGGCCGTGCAAAAAGATTTGGAACCCCTGTTTCTCTTATCATCTTTGATATAGATCATTTTAAAAGGGTCAATGATACCTATGGACATCTCATAGGTGATCAGGTGCTCCAGAGCTTAGCAGCCAGCTGTCAGAAAACGATGAGAAGTATAGATCTTTTTGCCCGGTTTGGAGGCGAAGAATTTGTTGTTTTAACACCGGATACTGATATTCAGCTGGCTCGTGACATTGCTGAGAGGTTGCGCAATATTGTTTCAGATAAGGTGATGGCTTTATCGGATGGAACTGAAATTTTTGTGACAATCAGTCTGGGTGTCGCTGGCTGGGATACATCGGAATCTCTGGAAATTAAAACTCTTTTAGACCAAGCCGACAAGGCATTGTATGCGGCAAAAAATACAGGCAGGAATAAGGTTGTCACCTGGGAGGACTTGATCAAATGA